Part of the Flagellimonas eckloniae genome, TGAGAACTCCTTTACCCTATCCATTGAAGAGAATTTTATTTTTGATGCCCAGTTTGGGAATGCTACCAGGAATGCTGAAAAAAACGCCACCACTCTTTCACTTTTTGAATTCCCCATGGAAGGCCCCGGGGTGGCCATTGAAATGGAGTTAAGCAAGTTTTAGTATTCAAAACGTGTAAGAAACTTTCATCTATACAGCAATCCTTTACTTTCAATAAAAATCAATGATTATTAATATCTTTACCTTCCTTTTTTAAATACAGTTTTAGCTATGAAACGTGTTAGGGACATTGAATTTTTTAAGAACATTAAAGAAATTAGAGAATACGAATTTGGGATATTCTATTTTTTTGATGGTCTTGTAATATCCGAAATGAAAGAGGGCGTGACAATGGATTGGAACATGGCCAAGAAAGCTGTTGCTGCTGCCCATGAAGTTATTGGAGAGGATAAACCCATTGCCTATATCTCCAATCGCATCAATAATTATTATGTAGTGCCATCAGATTGGGTCAAATTCTACAAAAATAGACATCAACTTAATTTTTACTCCGTGGTAGGCAGTACTAAGGGGAGCTTTGCTAGTTTGATTCTCGAGCGCATGTTCTTTCAAAACTCCATTAAACAGTTTTCAGATTTAGAGGAAGCTATTGCATGGAGTCTTGCCAAAATTGAAGAACAAAAAGAATTGGCATAGGGGTTTATTTGCCAATATGAAACAATGCATCTCCCTGATTTACCACAGCTTGGTTATTAATACAAAACACATATCCATCGAAGGGAGCTTTGATTTTTTTGCTTTTTTTGGCGTAAGTGTCCGTAATAGTTCCCAAAACCTCATCTTTGGCAATAGCGCTACCATTTTTTACTGCAGGAATAAACATTCCCGCTCTAGATGCTCGAATCCATCGTGTTGCTTCAACCCGAACTGAAGTCTTTTTTGGCACTTTCCCTGAAAGCATTTGACAACCGATCAAAATGTTTTTTACTCCTTGAATACCTGTTTTTATCGATTGCTCATCAAATCGCATACTTTCTCCAGCTTCATAAACAACAATTGGTTTTTCCATTTTAAAGGCTGTTTTCCTAAAAGAGCCTGCTATCAAGCGTGAAGAAAAATGAAAAGGTGCATTAAACAGCAATGCCAACTCTTTGCTTTTTTCGTCTTCCAAAGTAAATCTAATTTGCGGAAAATTGTTACGGAGGCCACCACCCGTATGCAGATCAACCCCAAAATCTATTTGTGGTAAAATTTCATTGGTATAATGATAGGCAATCCTACTTGCCAATGATCCAGTTCTACTTCCAGGAAAGCTTCTATTTACATCCTTGCCATCCGGCACATCTCTGGAGAAGTGAATAAATCCAAAAATATTTAGAATTGGAACCACAATAACAGCTCCTTTCTTAATTTTAAACTGGCTATCCTGAAGTAGCCTCCTCAATGTTTCCACGCCATTTATTTCATCCCCATGAAGACCAGCTTGCAGCAAAACTGTAGGGCCCGCTTTTTTTCCATTAAAAACATGAACAGGAATATCGATTAATGTCCCAGTTGGTAAACGTGCAATATTGATTTTCACCAACTTGTTTTCCCCAGGTGAAATCGTCTCTCCATTTATGACAATAACTTTATTTTCTTCGTCTGCGGCCATTTTTTTCAACAAATTGAATGATATGCTTTGCTACATTTATACCTGTTGCACCCTCTATGCCCTGAAGTCCAGGAGATGCATTGACCTCAATCAAAACTGCCCCTTTTTTAGACCGCATTAAATCCACCCCCGCAACGCCCAAACCTAAATACTTGGTTGCATTCAAGGCAATAAATTGTTCTTTTGCCGTAGGTTCAATCGCCTCAGTCTCGCCCCCCCTGTGCACATTGGACCTAAAATCATCCAGATCGCTTATCCGCTTCATGCTCGCTACAACCTTGTTGCCAACAACTATAATTCGAATATCTTCCCCGTTGGCTTCTTCTATATATTTTTGGAGTAAAATACTCGTATCCATTTTGTAAAAAGTGTCGATAATGGATTTGGCAGATTTTTTGGTCTCCGCCAAAATCACTCCACTCCCGTGGGTTCCCTCTTGCAGTTTTATGATTACAGGAGGTCCTCCCAACAGTTCAATCTGCTCTCCAATATTATTAGGGTTGATAGAAAAAAGTGTCTCCGGAATTGGAATTCCTTTTCGCGCCATAATTTGAAGCGTCCTGACTTTATTTCGCGCTCTGGTAATTCCTAAAGAACGGGCCGTACTGAAAACATTGTTCATCTCAAATTGTTTTACAATAGCGGCACCATGTCGGGTAACTTTGGCGCCTATCCTGGGAATAATAGCATCAAATTCATCTGTAACATTTTCCTCTCCCAAATAAATCTGTGGTTTTTCATCACCTAATTTAACCGAGCATTTTGTGTGGTCTATCAATTCAACATAGTGACCCGCTTTTTGAGCTTCCTCCACTATTCTCTTGGTTGAATGCACGTTAAGACTAACAGATAAAATGGCAATATCCACAGTTATTTTTTGCTTGGTTTTAAACTTGTCTTCAATATCGGTTAAAAAAAATAATCATTCCATTCTATTTAAAATTTTATTTCTCTACCATCTATACAATTTTGTATACCACCTAAAACTTAAATACACCACACATCCAGTTTAGAGGCTACTTTTAATTCACTCAAATCAAAGCGCTAAAAATGAACTGGAATTTATTTAATGCAATCATATTAGTGGCAATCATACCAATAGTCGCTTTATGCCTCTATAAGATCATACAATACAAGAAAGACAAAATGTCCCAATATATTTATTGGTACATTTTGCTGTCCAATTTTGTTATTATCCAAGTTATTTTAATCGATTCTGGCATTACCAAAATGTATCCCTTACTATTGTTATTCTACATGCCTTTTCAATTTTTGTGCCCTACTCTTTTCACCGCTTTTGCCTATGCCTATATTGAGCGTGCTGAGGTTTTCAAGAAATATAGAACCTATTTTTTAATTCCCTTTTTTCTGTTTTTTGGGCTTTATACTTTTTTTAAGCTTAATGTTTTGATGGGCTACTCATATCTACCGGCAAGATCAGTTGCTAAATTTAACGCAGTCTGGGATGAAAACAGTGCTTTGGCATTTGCCTTGATGGCGGCAATTTGGAACTATAGGACCATAAAAAAATATGAGAACAGCATTGGAAGTTTACCCTATCAAATAGTTCAAAGAAAGACCCAATGGCTTAAAAAAATGTATTTCTACATGGTTTTTCTTTGCCTTCTATGGCTGGGGGTCATAATAGGAATCAAAGTAATTGACGGCTGGTCCGGTCATGGTCCGTATTATCCGCTGTGGGGTCTTTTTATTGTCTTTTATTATGGACTTTTCTTTTTAGGGAAAAAGCATCTTAATGAGATAAAACATAAAAAAGAGCTTCAAAAAACAACTTTTAAATCCATTAACGACAATTTCCAAATATCCGCTTTACAACATATCTTCAATGAAACAGAACTACTTTCTATCCATGAAAGTCGATATGATGTGACTGAAATTCTTGGGTATTTTGCCACATCCCTTTTTGATAAAAAGAATGAAACCGAGGTGGTCTGGGATATTACCAAAAATTGCATTGCCAAACTTGGGCTTGAGGATTGTGTAGTATATTTTTGGAATGAAAACCAAGAAGTTTTGCAACAAAAAGCCGCCTACGGCAGCAAGAATTTTGGAAATAAAAAAGTTCTTAGCCCCATTGAAATTCAGCTAGGAAAGGGAATTGTTGGCACAGCTGGCAAAAACAAGAAATGGGAACTGGTGAATGATGTTGAAAAAGACAATCGCTACCTTCTGGATGATAAAAAAAGGCGTTCAGAATTGGCTGTGCCTTTAGTCTATGAAGATAGATTGCTTGGGGTTCTTGATTCTGAAAGTTCCAAGAAAGACTTTTTTACCGAACGTCATCTACTACTTTTTCAATTGATTGCAAAACTTACGGCAACCAAGCTTGCCCAAATAAATACTGCCTCTTCCTTTACACTAACTAATGATAATATTTATTACAAAGAACTTTTGAACTGGTTTGAGAAAGAAAAGCCCTATTTGAACCCTTCTTTGAGTCTAGTATTAGTAAGTGAATATCTTAACATCAGTGCTGGATACCTTTCGCAAATTGTGAATACACTTGGTGGTATGAACTTTTCAGAATTCATCAATTTGTATCGTGTCAATGAATCCAAGAAAATGTTGACTGGCTTAAGTTTTTCCAATTATACAATTGTTTCCATAGGTCTTGAGGCGGGTTTCAACTCAAAATCAGTATTCTACACCGCTTTCAAAAAACGTACTGGGCTCACACCTTCTGAGTACCGTCAGCAACAACTTATGTTGTCCTGATTCTTCAAAATTGAAAGAAACTGGACAATCTGCACAAGGAGTGATTATAGGTTTGTCAACAAATTATAAACCTCAATTATTATGCAGAAAAAAAAGAGATTGTTCAATGGATTTTTTATGGCGCTAATTGGCGCATTACTTATTGTTTCCTGCTCCGCTGAAGATGGAGCTACTGGTCCGATTGGGCCTCAGGGAGAACAAGGTGAAGCCGGACCTCAAGGTGAGGCAGGCGCAGACGGTGCCGATGGCGCTCAAGGGGAACAAGGCGAACCAGGCACTGCCAATGTTATTTATTCTGGTTGGATTGATTCTGAGTTTGATAATAATATTATCACAATATCAGCTTCGTTTACTATTAATGCACCATTGATTACAGATGATATCATAAATGAAGGAGTGATCTTAGTTTTTGGGCGTTCTACCCCAGCACCGGTAACCAATGATACCGATGTTTTTCCATTACCTATTGTTTTTGGAGCAGCACGGCAACAATCCTACTATTTTAGAGCAGAGCAAGCAGGAGAGTTGGTCATAACTGTTGCTGCAAATGAAGAAGGTGAAGCAGTTGGTGTTCCTTTTTTTGGGGAATATCGCTATATCCTCATTCCTGGTGAAGAACCTGCTGGCACAACAATAATTATTGGAACTACTGGTTCAAAACAGGAACCCCTAGATTATTCAAAAATGTCTTACGAAGAGGTCATAGAATTCTTCAATATTGAATAGTAATGTCCAAAACCCTCGACAATATCCTAAAATTGTCGAGGGTTGTTTTTGTTCATAATCTATCCCCTAGCTAAACCTTACATTATGAAAGCTTTTCCCTCAAAAAAATATTTCTTTCTACCCACTATATTTTTTTCAATTGCCTGCAGCAAAGACCATTCAGAAAACAATGTTTCAGTGGTTTATAATCAGTTGTTTACACAACAAAGTTTAGGTTTACCGAGTCTACTGGTGAACCAACAGTAAGATTAGCAAGGAAACGAAGAGACATTTTAACCAATACACTTCCAAATGCCTCTCTAGAGGGTTTTGAATACGTAAAGTTTGTTTATCCTGATTCCGAAAGTTTAAGAGGTTACTTTTATTTGGAATGGGATTAGTGTTAACCATATTCTAATATAATTTGGTTACAGCCCCAGTAATGGGGCTTTTTTGTTGAATGTTATACTTCTTTTTATGTCTAAATCCCAAGACAAATTCAACAAACACAAATTCACCTTATAATCAATCTAAATAAGACCCCTTGTCTTGTTGAAAGCTTGTTAAAAACTTAGTTGTGCCGTAAATTTGTAGGTAAAACCAGCACTAATGAGTGGATTGATAAAATCTTCGATTGCCCGTAAAGTAGTGATGGCACTTTCGGGCCTTTTTCTAGTATTTTTTCTTGTTTTACACGTTACCATTAACCTTGCCTCTGTAATATCTCCGGAGTTTTTTAACGAAGCTTCCCATTTTATGGGGTACAACCCTTTGGTGCAATATCTTATGCAACCAATTCTAATTATTGGTGTTATAGTCCATTTTGTAATGGGCTTTGTACTTGAAATTCAGAACAGAAATGCCAGGGGTATTGGCTATGTGAAGTATAAAGGCAGCGCTAATGCTCCTTGGGTATCCAGAAATATGATTTATTCAGGTTTGGTTATCCTTGCATTTTTAGGATTACATTTTTATGATTTTTGGATTCATGAAATGACCTATAAATATATTGAAGCAAATCCAGAAGACCCAACACGCTACTATGCCGAGACCGTAGAGAAATTTGCCCCTTTTTGGCGAACCATCATTTATGTGGTTTCTTTTGTATTGCTAAGTCTTCATTTATGGCACGGGTTTTCATCATCGTTCCAAAGTATGGGTGTCAACAATAAGTACACTCCCGCCATTAAAACTTTTACAAAACTATTTGCAGTGGTCGTACCCTTAGCTTTTGCTTTTATAGCATTGTACCACCACCTTAACCCAATAACACATTAATTATGGGAGTATTGGATTCTAGAGAGCCAAAAGGGCCATTGGCCAATAAATGGACAAATCATAAAAACGAAATAGACCTGGTTAACCCCGCCAACAAACGTAATATTGACATTATCATAGTTGGGACCGGTTTAGCAGGAGGTTCGGCTGCAGCAACACTCGCCGAATTAGGATATAATGTAAAAACATTTTGTTATCAAGATTCCCCAAGAAGAGCACATTCCATTGCTGCCCAAGGTGGTGTAAATGCAGCCAAGAATTATCAGGGTGACGGAGATAGCGTTTATCGTTTGTTTTATGATACCGTAAAAGGAGGGGATTACCGTTCCCGCGAATCCAATGTATATCGTTTGGCGGAGGTTTCCACCAATATCATTGACCAATGTGTTGCACAAGGTGTTCCTTTTGCCCGTGAATATGGTGGTCTTTTGGACAACCGTTCTTTTGGTGGAGTATTGGTTTCCAGAACATTCTATGCTAAAGGACAAACGGGACAACAATTGTTGTTGGGCGCTTATGCTGCAATGAACCGACAAATCCAAAGAGGAAAAATAAAATCCTATACCAGACATGAGATGTTGGATTTGGTTTTGGTAGATGGAAAGGCAAGAGGAATTATTGCTAGGGATTTGGTCAGTGGAAAAATAGAAAGACATTCGGCGCACGCCGTAGTTCTTGCAACAGGAGGGTACGGAAATCTATTTTTCCTTTCTACTTACTGTATGGGAGCCAACGTAATGGCTGCATGGAAAGCACATAAAAAAGGTGCTTTTTTCGCAAACCCTTGTTTTACACAGATTCATCCAACATGTATTCCTGTTTCAGGAGATCATCAGTCCAAACTGACGTTGATGTCAGAATCCCTTAGAAACGATGGCCGTATTTGGGTGCCAAAACGTTTAGAGGATGCCCAAGCAATTCGTGAAGGGAAATTAAAACCAACACAATTGGGCGAAGAAGAACGTGACTACTACTTGGAAAGACGTTACCCCGCGTTCGGAAATCTAGTGCCAAGGGATGTTGCTTCAAGGGCGGCAAAAGAACGTTGCGATGCAGGTTTTGGAGTGAATAAAACCGGTGAAGCCGTTTACTTGGATTTTTCTGCAGCAATAATGCGCTACGGAAGAGAGAAGGCCTTGACTTCTGGGATGAAAGATGTTGATGACAACACTATTCGTGAATTAGGTGAAAAAATTGTGGAAGCCAAATATGGTAACCTCTTCCAGATGTATGAAAAAATTGTAGATGAAAATCCATACAAAACTCCAATGATGATTTATCCTGCGGTTCATTATACCATGGGTGGTCTTTGGGTAGATTACAATCTGCAAACTACAATACCCGGTTGTTATGCCGCTGGCGAAGCCAATTTCAGTGATCACGGCGCTAACCGT contains:
- a CDS encoding succinylglutamate desuccinylase/aspartoacylase family protein, with protein sequence MAADEENKVIVINGETISPGENKLVKINIARLPTGTLIDIPVHVFNGKKAGPTVLLQAGLHGDEINGVETLRRLLQDSQFKIKKGAVIVVPILNIFGFIHFSRDVPDGKDVNRSFPGSRTGSLASRIAYHYTNEILPQIDFGVDLHTGGGLRNNFPQIRFTLEDEKSKELALLFNAPFHFSSRLIAGSFRKTAFKMEKPIVVYEAGESMRFDEQSIKTGIQGVKNILIGCQMLSGKVPKKTSVRVEATRWIRASRAGMFIPAVKNGSAIAKDEVLGTITDTYAKKSKKIKAPFDGYVFCINNQAVVNQGDALFHIGK
- a CDS encoding RimK family alpha-L-glutamate ligase, which translates into the protein MDIAILSVSLNVHSTKRIVEEAQKAGHYVELIDHTKCSVKLGDEKPQIYLGEENVTDEFDAIIPRIGAKVTRHGAAIVKQFEMNNVFSTARSLGITRARNKVRTLQIMARKGIPIPETLFSINPNNIGEQIELLGGPPVIIKLQEGTHGSGVILAETKKSAKSIIDTFYKMDTSILLQKYIEEANGEDIRIIVVGNKVVASMKRISDLDDFRSNVHRGGETEAIEPTAKEQFIALNATKYLGLGVAGVDLMRSKKGAVLIEVNASPGLQGIEGATGINVAKHIIQFVEKNGRRRRK
- a CDS encoding helix-turn-helix domain-containing protein, yielding MNWNLFNAIILVAIIPIVALCLYKIIQYKKDKMSQYIYWYILLSNFVIIQVILIDSGITKMYPLLLLFYMPFQFLCPTLFTAFAYAYIERAEVFKKYRTYFLIPFFLFFGLYTFFKLNVLMGYSYLPARSVAKFNAVWDENSALAFALMAAIWNYRTIKKYENSIGSLPYQIVQRKTQWLKKMYFYMVFLCLLWLGVIIGIKVIDGWSGHGPYYPLWGLFIVFYYGLFFLGKKHLNEIKHKKELQKTTFKSINDNFQISALQHIFNETELLSIHESRYDVTEILGYFATSLFDKKNETEVVWDITKNCIAKLGLEDCVVYFWNENQEVLQQKAAYGSKNFGNKKVLSPIEIQLGKGIVGTAGKNKKWELVNDVEKDNRYLLDDKKRRSELAVPLVYEDRLLGVLDSESSKKDFFTERHLLLFQLIAKLTATKLAQINTASSFTLTNDNIYYKELLNWFEKEKPYLNPSLSLVLVSEYLNISAGYLSQIVNTLGGMNFSEFINLYRVNESKKMLTGLSFSNYTIVSIGLEAGFNSKSVFYTAFKKRTGLTPSEYRQQQLMLS
- a CDS encoding collagen-like protein, with the translated sequence MQKKKRLFNGFFMALIGALLIVSCSAEDGATGPIGPQGEQGEAGPQGEAGADGADGAQGEQGEPGTANVIYSGWIDSEFDNNIITISASFTINAPLITDDIINEGVILVFGRSTPAPVTNDTDVFPLPIVFGAARQQSYYFRAEQAGELVITVAANEEGEAVGVPFFGEYRYILIPGEEPAGTTIIIGTTGSKQEPLDYSKMSYEEVIEFFNIE
- a CDS encoding succinate dehydrogenase cytochrome b subunit; its protein translation is MSGLIKSSIARKVVMALSGLFLVFFLVLHVTINLASVISPEFFNEASHFMGYNPLVQYLMQPILIIGVIVHFVMGFVLEIQNRNARGIGYVKYKGSANAPWVSRNMIYSGLVILAFLGLHFYDFWIHEMTYKYIEANPEDPTRYYAETVEKFAPFWRTIIYVVSFVLLSLHLWHGFSSSFQSMGVNNKYTPAIKTFTKLFAVVVPLAFAFIALYHHLNPITH
- a CDS encoding fumarate reductase/succinate dehydrogenase flavoprotein subunit — encoded protein: MGVLDSREPKGPLANKWTNHKNEIDLVNPANKRNIDIIIVGTGLAGGSAAATLAELGYNVKTFCYQDSPRRAHSIAAQGGVNAAKNYQGDGDSVYRLFYDTVKGGDYRSRESNVYRLAEVSTNIIDQCVAQGVPFAREYGGLLDNRSFGGVLVSRTFYAKGQTGQQLLLGAYAAMNRQIQRGKIKSYTRHEMLDLVLVDGKARGIIARDLVSGKIERHSAHAVVLATGGYGNLFFLSTYCMGANVMAAWKAHKKGAFFANPCFTQIHPTCIPVSGDHQSKLTLMSESLRNDGRIWVPKRLEDAQAIREGKLKPTQLGEEERDYYLERRYPAFGNLVPRDVASRAAKERCDAGFGVNKTGEAVYLDFSAAIMRYGREKALTSGMKDVDDNTIRELGEKIVEAKYGNLFQMYEKIVDENPYKTPMMIYPAVHYTMGGLWVDYNLQTTIPGCYAAGEANFSDHGANRLGASALMQGLADGYFVLPYTIGDYLSDDIRTGPISTDSPEFDAAEKNVTDKLEKLMSGTGIHSVDYYHKKLGKIMWNKCGMSRNAKELKEAIKEIAELRKDFWENVKIPGRPDSKNQELEKAGRVADFLELGELFAKDALERNESCGGHFREEYQTPEGEALRDDENFKFVSAWEYKGEPSDAKLHKEDLVYENIKVKTRSYK